GATCAAATGGGATTTATTCACCATTCCAATTATATTGTATGGATGGAACTTGCGCGAATTGATTTATTAAGAGAGCACGGGATAGATTATCGGGGGCTTGAGAAGCAAGGATTATTATTGCCGGTGGTTGAAATCTATAGCAAATATGTTTCTCCGGCGTACTTCGATGATAATATAAAGGTAATAGCGGCATTTACAAAAATATCACTGGTAAAAATCAGAGTCGATTATTTGATATATAGAAATGATAACATAT
The sequence above is a segment of the Brevinematales bacterium genome. Coding sequences within it:
- a CDS encoding acyl-CoA thioesterase codes for the protein MIHASDFRARYEESDQMGFIHHSNYIVWMELARIDLLREHGIDYRGLEKQGLLLPVVEIYSKYVSPAYFDDNIKVIAAFTKISLVKIRVDYLIYRNDNILVSYGYTLHCFITKENKKPIKIPSIVYDKIFIDEKALEWISWSDK